From the genome of Halomonas sp. 1513, one region includes:
- a CDS encoding LysR family transcriptional regulator: protein MEFRQLSYFVAVVETGSISAASRRVHIAQPALTRQIRLLEEDLDTRLFDRHARGMRLTVAGKALFEEAQQLLDARTQIRARLTALGSGLTGKVSLGVTVTHLWVPDVAGLLSRYRDRYPQVAFEVFPLLSGPQLERLREGSLDAGVLYLDETGYPGLEARQLQNDHLLLAVPERSAWAQTPPQRLAELAGADFVWGFRSASPIYFDRMQAHFQRLDFHPRVVQYGADNIAILSMVAAGLGIAILPAASSCHPMPGIRFLRLPELDACSMPLWFAWRPDNDSPALHNLIALVESLATPTGAADR from the coding sequence ATGGAATTCCGCCAGCTCAGCTATTTCGTCGCCGTGGTCGAGACCGGCTCCATCTCCGCCGCCAGCCGGCGCGTGCATATTGCCCAGCCGGCCCTCACTCGCCAGATCCGGCTGCTGGAAGAAGACCTCGACACGCGGCTGTTCGACCGCCACGCCCGCGGCATGCGGCTGACGGTAGCGGGCAAGGCGCTGTTTGAAGAGGCCCAGCAGTTGCTCGATGCGCGCACCCAGATCCGCGCGCGCCTGACGGCGCTGGGCAGCGGCCTGACCGGCAAGGTCAGCCTGGGGGTGACGGTGACCCACCTCTGGGTGCCGGACGTCGCGGGCCTGCTGAGCCGCTATCGCGACCGCTATCCGCAGGTCGCCTTCGAGGTCTTCCCGCTGCTCTCGGGCCCGCAGCTTGAGCGGCTGCGAGAAGGCAGCCTGGATGCCGGCGTGCTCTACCTCGACGAGACCGGCTACCCGGGGCTCGAGGCCCGCCAACTGCAGAATGACCATCTGCTGCTCGCCGTGCCCGAGCGCTCCGCCTGGGCCCAGACCCCGCCACAGCGCCTCGCCGAGCTGGCCGGCGCCGACTTCGTATGGGGCTTTCGCAGCGCTTCCCCGATCTACTTCGACCGCATGCAGGCCCACTTCCAGCGCCTCGACTTCCACCCCCGCGTGGTGCAGTACGGCGCCGACAATATCGCCATCCTGAGCATGGTGGCGGCTGGGCTGGGCATCGCCATCCTGCCCGCCGCCAGCAGCTGCCACCCGATGCCGGGCATTCGCTTCCTGCGCCTGCCGGAGCTCGACGCCTGCAGCATGCCGCTGTGGTTCGCCTGGCGCCCGGACAACGACTCACCGGCGCTGCACAACCTGATCGCGCTGGTCGAGAGTCTGGCTACGCCCACCGGTGCTGCCGACAGATGA
- a CDS encoding PAS domain S-box protein, which produces MHSRPQIQQPGWLTGLAIMAVVGLGYFAGAWLGVTQTISPDGKAIIWPPNAVALAALLLLPVHRWAWIIPAVMAAEIIADIPAFPLWAAVSFGLINLFEVFLAASLIRWFTGPLFNFDSLSRGGYFVLFGPLLAAGTAALFGAGVYHGLAGEGGEYLARWQMWWFGDALGLVLLTPLLVIFAHQYQVLLQTWTRKRLLELGALLLLLGVMGTVLMVTMGEKDSSHPLSLVLLLPPVLWAAARFGVPGAVALVALVATTSIAWTVHGSWALHDEDPEGAILALQQFLAVTATVGIGVGLLMDEIEAQRMRLRLFERTMESIYDAVIITDARRLDDPIIWVNDTFETLFGYSRDEVIGRNCRFLQHGEEDQEGVREVHDALRCKQPVQTLVRNYRRDGQPLWIQMSLAPVSDSHGRVTHFVGVQHDLTELKRSEEELERRVAERTEALQKANARLTQQAATDWLTGAANRRQLMRQARRELARAQRNGTPLSLLCLDLDHFKTVNDVHGHQVGDQVLKQVASTMEENLRPSDLLARVGGEEFQILLPDTDIEQAGEIAERIRSTLYDLEIRLNDKVLKITVSVGCAQIGRDGEDIDSLMRIGDKRLYEAKALGRNRWVTG; this is translated from the coding sequence ATGCACAGTAGGCCGCAAATACAACAACCGGGATGGCTGACCGGCCTGGCCATCATGGCCGTGGTCGGGCTGGGCTATTTCGCCGGGGCCTGGCTGGGTGTGACCCAGACCATCTCGCCCGACGGCAAGGCCATCATCTGGCCTCCCAATGCCGTGGCGCTGGCGGCACTGTTACTGCTGCCAGTGCACCGCTGGGCGTGGATTATTCCGGCAGTGATGGCCGCGGAGATCATCGCCGACATCCCCGCCTTTCCGTTGTGGGCGGCAGTATCCTTCGGCTTGATCAACCTGTTCGAGGTCTTCCTCGCAGCTTCGCTGATCCGCTGGTTCACCGGTCCACTTTTCAATTTTGACAGCCTCTCCCGCGGAGGTTATTTCGTGCTGTTCGGCCCGCTGTTGGCGGCCGGAACCGCCGCGCTATTCGGAGCCGGGGTGTATCATGGGCTGGCCGGAGAGGGGGGCGAATATCTTGCCCGCTGGCAGATGTGGTGGTTCGGCGATGCCCTGGGACTAGTTCTGCTCACGCCGCTGCTGGTCATCTTCGCTCACCAGTACCAGGTATTGCTCCAGACCTGGACCCGCAAGCGTCTGCTCGAGCTGGGTGCGTTGCTTCTCCTGCTTGGTGTCATGGGCACGGTGCTCATGGTAACGATGGGGGAGAAGGATAGCAGCCATCCGCTGTCGCTGGTGTTGTTGCTACCGCCGGTGCTGTGGGCAGCGGCGCGCTTTGGCGTACCCGGTGCGGTGGCACTGGTGGCGCTGGTGGCTACCACTTCCATTGCCTGGACCGTGCATGGATCCTGGGCGCTACATGACGAGGACCCGGAAGGCGCCATCCTCGCCCTGCAGCAATTTCTTGCGGTCACGGCGACTGTGGGGATCGGCGTCGGCCTTCTGATGGACGAGATCGAGGCCCAGCGCATGCGGCTGCGGTTATTCGAACGCACGATGGAATCCATCTACGATGCGGTCATCATTACCGATGCGCGTCGCCTCGACGACCCTATCATCTGGGTCAACGATACCTTCGAAACCCTGTTCGGATATTCGCGCGACGAGGTTATTGGCCGGAATTGCCGCTTCCTGCAGCACGGCGAAGAGGATCAGGAAGGCGTAAGGGAAGTCCACGACGCCTTACGCTGCAAGCAGCCGGTACAGACCTTGGTGCGCAACTACCGACGCGACGGCCAGCCGCTGTGGATTCAGATGAGTCTGGCCCCGGTATCCGATTCCCATGGCCGGGTTACCCACTTCGTGGGCGTGCAGCATGACCTGACCGAACTCAAGCGCTCGGAAGAAGAACTGGAACGCCGTGTGGCCGAACGAACGGAAGCGCTGCAGAAGGCCAACGCTCGCTTGACCCAGCAGGCCGCTACCGACTGGCTCACCGGCGCGGCCAATCGACGCCAGTTGATGAGACAAGCCAGGCGGGAACTTGCCCGTGCGCAGCGCAACGGCACGCCCCTGTCACTCTTGTGCCTGGATCTCGATCACTTCAAGACGGTCAACGACGTCCATGGGCACCAGGTCGGAGACCAGGTGCTCAAGCAGGTGGCCTCCACCATGGAAGAGAATCTGAGGCCCTCCGACCTGCTGGCTCGGGTGGGAGGTGAGGAATTCCAGATCCTGCTCCCGGATACCGATATCGAGCAGGCGGGCGAGATCGCCGAGCGTATCCGCTCGACCCTTTATGATCTGGAGATCAGGCTGAACGACAAAGTGCTGAAAATCACCGTCAGCGTGGGCTGCGCCCAGATCGGCCGGGACGGCGAGGACATCGATTCGCTCATGCGTATTGGGGATAAACGCCTCTACGAGGCCAAGGCATTGGGGCGAAATCGATGGGTGACCGGATGA
- a CDS encoding 3-hydroxyacyl-CoA dehydrogenase has protein sequence MKFQDNTFIVSGGASGLGEATVCALHGAGGKVVIADLNAERGEALAAELNAQGTDERVRFQRTDVTSEADAQAAVDLAVANFGGLHGLINCAGVGEPAKVVNRDGEPLPLEAFSRIVNINLLGSFNMLRLAAAAIAKGEPQADGERGVIINTASVAAFDGQIGQPAYAASKGGIVAMTLPIAREMARHGIRVMTIAPGLFKTPLMESLPEDAQQSLAASIPFPSRLGEPHEFARLACHIVDNSMLNGETIRLDGAIRMAPR, from the coding sequence ATGAAGTTTCAGGACAACACCTTTATCGTCAGCGGCGGAGCCTCGGGCCTCGGTGAAGCCACGGTGTGCGCCCTGCACGGCGCCGGCGGCAAGGTCGTAATCGCCGACCTCAACGCCGAACGCGGCGAGGCGCTGGCCGCCGAGCTGAATGCCCAGGGCACGGATGAGCGCGTGCGCTTCCAGCGTACCGACGTCACCAGCGAGGCTGATGCCCAAGCTGCAGTGGATCTGGCAGTGGCGAACTTCGGCGGCCTGCATGGGCTGATTAACTGCGCCGGGGTCGGCGAACCCGCCAAGGTGGTCAACCGCGACGGCGAGCCGCTGCCTCTCGAGGCCTTCTCGCGCATCGTCAATATCAACCTGCTGGGCAGCTTCAACATGCTGCGCCTAGCCGCCGCGGCCATTGCCAAGGGCGAGCCCCAGGCCGACGGCGAGCGCGGGGTGATCATCAACACCGCCTCGGTGGCCGCCTTCGATGGACAGATCGGCCAGCCGGCCTACGCGGCCTCCAAGGGCGGTATCGTCGCCATGACCCTTCCTATAGCCCGCGAAATGGCCCGCCACGGCATCCGTGTGATGACGATCGCCCCGGGGCTGTTCAAGACCCCGCTGATGGAGTCGCTGCCGGAAGATGCCCAGCAGTCGCTGGCCGCGTCCATCCCCTTCCCCAGCCGCCTCGGCGAGCCACATGAGTTCGCGCGCCTGGCCTGCCATATCGTCGACAACTCTATGCTCAACGGCGAGACCATTCGCCTGGATGGGGCGATTCGCATGGCACCGCGTTAA
- a CDS encoding ferredoxin-type protein NapF, translating into MTHNNKTHRHSDRRQFFRALSGRPPLRRPPWTAADLTQRCTGCDACIDACPEGVLVRGGGGFPEIRFDTDGCSLCGDCAAVCEADVFDTQRQAFAWHARLEANCLALAQIHCQACQDACEWRAIRFPPALGRPPQPHIDSQACRGCGACLAVCPTDAITLADNGPVQPGARR; encoded by the coding sequence ATGACCCATAACAACAAGACTCACCGCCATTCGGATCGCCGCCAGTTCTTCCGCGCCTTGAGCGGCCGCCCGCCGCTGCGGCGACCGCCGTGGACCGCCGCTGACCTGACTCAGCGCTGCACCGGCTGCGATGCCTGCATCGACGCCTGCCCGGAAGGCGTGCTGGTGCGCGGCGGCGGCGGCTTCCCCGAGATCCGCTTCGATACCGACGGCTGCTCGCTATGCGGCGACTGCGCTGCGGTGTGCGAGGCGGACGTCTTCGATACCCAACGCCAGGCGTTTGCCTGGCACGCGCGGCTCGAGGCCAACTGCCTGGCGCTGGCGCAGATCCACTGCCAGGCCTGCCAGGACGCCTGCGAGTGGCGCGCCATCCGCTTTCCACCGGCGCTGGGCCGCCCGCCGCAGCCGCATATCGACAGCCAGGCCTGCCGCGGCTGCGGGGCCTGCCTGGCGGTATGCCCCACTGATGCCATCACCCTGGCCGACAACGGCCCAGTGCAACCCGGAGCGCGCCGATGA
- a CDS encoding S-adenosylmethionine uptake transporter: MATPPSLIAPLPGDRPLRGIGFMLAAGLLFVLLDTGVKLLGQDYSPIQVVWARYAGHMLVLGGYLAWLGWPRCRALMHTESLLGQVLRGLLLFGASTFAYLALRDLPLLQVYVINFSSPLLVTLLAIPLLKERVTPARGAAVAVGFVGVIIAVGPVDWRAQPAALLPFGMALCFALYQLTTRRFGRHDHPLTSLFYAGLAGALVSSAVVPLFWTPIALGDLPPFLMVGLLGAVSQLALILAMRCAPASLVSPFLYTQIVWASLFGYLVFGDVPLLQVYLGAVLIIGAGIFLATRRT, from the coding sequence ATGGCGACACCCCCCAGCCTCATCGCGCCGCTGCCCGGCGACCGCCCGCTACGCGGCATCGGCTTCATGCTCGCCGCCGGGCTGCTGTTCGTACTGCTCGATACCGGCGTCAAGCTGCTCGGCCAGGACTACTCGCCTATCCAGGTGGTGTGGGCGCGCTACGCCGGGCACATGCTGGTGCTGGGCGGCTATCTGGCCTGGCTGGGCTGGCCGCGCTGCCGCGCGCTGATGCATACCGAGTCACTGCTGGGGCAGGTGCTACGCGGCCTGCTGCTGTTCGGCGCCAGCACCTTCGCCTACCTGGCGCTGCGCGACCTGCCGCTGCTGCAGGTCTACGTGATCAATTTCAGCTCGCCGCTGCTGGTCACCCTGCTGGCGATTCCGCTGCTCAAGGAGCGTGTCACCCCGGCACGGGGGGCGGCGGTGGCGGTGGGCTTCGTCGGCGTGATCATCGCCGTGGGACCGGTCGACTGGCGCGCCCAGCCGGCGGCGCTGTTGCCGTTCGGCATGGCGCTGTGCTTCGCGCTCTACCAGCTGACCACGCGGCGCTTCGGCCGTCACGATCACCCGCTGACCTCGCTGTTCTACGCCGGGCTGGCCGGCGCCCTGGTCAGCAGCGCCGTGGTGCCGCTGTTCTGGACGCCCATCGCGCTGGGCGACCTGCCGCCGTTCCTGATGGTCGGGCTGCTTGGCGCGGTCAGCCAGCTGGCGCTGATCCTGGCCATGCGCTGCGCGCCGGCCTCGCTGGTCTCGCCGTTCCTCTATACCCAGATCGTATGGGCCTCGCTGTTCGGCTACCTGGTGTTCGGCGACGTGCCGCTGCTGCAGGTCTACCTCGGCGCCGTGCTGATCATCGGCGCCGGGATATTTCTCGCTACGCGGCGGACTTGA
- a CDS encoding cytochrome C gives MKRLTALCLSATLAWAGVTLAEEHYRPSAPDGLRQGGTVAETLPAPPMAGESRESGREVLNYPEQPPVVPHSIRDYQVDLRHNQCLTCHSRENAVRAGAPMVSVTHFMDRHKQVLAAVSPDRYFCTQCHVPQTDATPIVENRFQTVDQVLGEMLREQQGGEP, from the coding sequence ATGAAAAGGCTTACCGCTCTATGCCTCTCCGCCACCTTGGCCTGGGCTGGCGTGACACTCGCCGAGGAGCACTATCGGCCCTCGGCGCCGGACGGCCTGCGCCAGGGCGGCACCGTGGCCGAGACCCTGCCGGCGCCACCCATGGCCGGCGAGTCCCGCGAGTCGGGGCGCGAGGTGCTCAACTACCCCGAGCAGCCGCCGGTGGTGCCGCACTCGATCCGCGACTACCAGGTCGACCTGCGCCACAACCAGTGCCTGACCTGCCACAGCCGCGAGAACGCGGTGCGCGCCGGGGCGCCGATGGTCAGCGTCACCCACTTCATGGATCGCCACAAGCAGGTGCTGGCGGCGGTCTCCCCCGACCGCTACTTCTGCACCCAGTGCCACGTGCCCCAGACCGATGCCACGCCGATAGTAGAAAACCGCTTCCAGACCGTCGACCAGGTGCTCGGCGAGATGCTGCGCGAGCAGCAGGGAGGTGAGCCATGA
- a CDS encoding periplasmic nitrate reductase, NapE protein — translation MSDPDSVAPSVRKRQELKLFLFICVLLFPILAVAVVGSYGFAVWIYQMIAGPPGPPG, via the coding sequence ATGAGCGACCCCGACAGCGTTGCGCCGTCGGTGCGCAAGCGACAAGAGCTGAAGCTGTTTCTGTTCATCTGCGTGCTGCTGTTTCCGATCCTCGCCGTGGCGGTGGTCGGCAGCTACGGCTTCGCGGTGTGGATCTACCAGATGATTGCCGGCCCGCCCGGTCCTCCCGGTTGA
- a CDS encoding nitrate reductase catalytic subunit, with the protein MKLTRREFVKANAAAVAAASAGIAIPAGATNLITNAELTRLNWNKAPCRFCGVGCSVMVATQNDRIVATHGDIHSEVNRGLNCVKGYFLSKILYGEDRLTQPLLRKRNGAYAKDGDFEPVSWDEALDLMADKFKQAIREHGPESVAMFGSGQWTIWEGYAASKLFKAGFRSNNIDPNARHCMASAVFGFMRSFGSDEPMGVYDDIEHADAFVLWGSNMAEMHPVLWTRVTDRRLSYPDTQVAVLSTYEHRSFDLADIPMVMTPNADIVILNYIANHIIQSGNVDRDFVDSHVGFARGVDDIGYGLRDEHPLQQAAANADDANSWSEMSFDEFADYVADYTLERAARESGVSENRLEQLAELYADPDTKVMTFWTMGVNQHTRGVWVNNLIYNLHLLTGKISEPGNSPFSLTGQPSACGTAREVGTFAHRLPADRVVTNPEHRRDAEEIWLLPEGTVPERVGFHAVEQSRKLKDGEIKVYWTQVCNNMHAGPNTMEEILPGWRNPEAFVIVSDIYPTASAQSADLILPAASWVEKEGAFGNSERRTQFFHQLVNAPGEARSDLWQTLALAKRIRVDEVWPEELLEAAPELRDKTLFELLYANGQVDRYPLSDMEEGYANQEAEELGFYVQKGLFEEYARFGRGKGKDLDDFDVYHQTRGKRWPVVGGQETLWRYREGYDPYVEEGRGVQFYAKPDDRALIFAVPDEPAPERPDDDFPYWLCTGRVLEHWHTGSMTRRVPELHRAVPEALLYMHPDDARAEGVRRGSEVKVTSRRGEIRLRVETRGRVRPPQGLVYVPFFDANRLINKLVLDATDPISKQTDFKKCAVRLELLNLA; encoded by the coding sequence ATGAAACTGACACGCCGCGAATTCGTCAAGGCCAATGCGGCCGCTGTGGCCGCCGCCAGCGCGGGGATCGCGATCCCCGCCGGGGCCACCAACCTGATCACCAACGCCGAGCTGACCCGGCTCAACTGGAACAAGGCGCCGTGCCGCTTCTGCGGGGTCGGCTGCAGCGTGATGGTCGCCACCCAGAACGACCGCATCGTCGCCACCCACGGCGATATCCACTCCGAGGTCAACCGCGGGCTGAACTGCGTCAAGGGCTACTTCCTGTCGAAGATCCTCTACGGCGAGGACCGCCTGACCCAGCCGCTGCTGCGCAAGCGCAACGGCGCCTATGCCAAGGACGGCGACTTCGAGCCGGTGTCCTGGGACGAGGCGCTCGACCTGATGGCCGACAAGTTCAAGCAGGCGATCCGCGAGCACGGCCCCGAGAGCGTGGCGATGTTCGGCTCCGGGCAGTGGACGATCTGGGAGGGCTACGCCGCCAGCAAGCTGTTCAAGGCCGGTTTCCGCTCCAACAACATCGACCCCAACGCCCGCCACTGCATGGCCTCGGCGGTGTTCGGCTTCATGCGCAGCTTCGGCTCCGACGAGCCGATGGGCGTCTACGACGATATCGAGCATGCCGACGCCTTCGTGCTGTGGGGCTCGAACATGGCCGAAATGCACCCGGTGCTGTGGACCCGGGTCACCGACCGCCGGCTCTCCTACCCGGACACCCAAGTCGCGGTGCTCTCGACCTACGAGCATCGCAGCTTCGACCTGGCCGACATCCCCATGGTGATGACGCCCAACGCCGACATCGTGATCCTCAACTACATCGCCAACCACATCATCCAGAGCGGCAACGTCGATCGCGACTTCGTCGATAGCCATGTCGGCTTCGCCCGGGGGGTGGACGACATCGGCTACGGCCTGCGCGACGAGCATCCGCTGCAGCAGGCCGCGGCCAACGCCGACGACGCCAACTCCTGGTCGGAGATGAGCTTCGACGAGTTCGCCGACTACGTCGCCGACTACACCCTCGAGCGCGCCGCGCGGGAGTCCGGCGTGTCGGAGAATCGCCTCGAGCAGCTCGCCGAGCTCTACGCCGACCCCGACACCAAGGTCATGACCTTCTGGACCATGGGCGTCAACCAGCACACCCGCGGGGTGTGGGTGAACAACCTGATCTACAACCTGCACCTGCTCACCGGCAAGATCTCCGAGCCCGGCAACAGCCCCTTCTCGCTCACCGGCCAGCCCTCGGCCTGCGGCACCGCCCGCGAGGTGGGCACCTTCGCCCACCGCCTGCCCGCCGACCGCGTGGTCACCAACCCCGAGCATCGCCGCGACGCCGAGGAGATCTGGCTGCTGCCCGAGGGCACCGTTCCCGAGCGGGTCGGCTTTCACGCCGTGGAGCAGAGCCGCAAGCTCAAGGACGGCGAGATCAAGGTCTACTGGACCCAGGTGTGCAACAACATGCACGCCGGCCCCAACACCATGGAGGAGATCCTGCCCGGCTGGCGCAACCCCGAGGCCTTCGTGATCGTCTCGGACATCTATCCCACCGCCTCGGCGCAGTCCGCCGACCTGATCCTGCCGGCTGCCAGCTGGGTCGAGAAGGAGGGCGCCTTCGGCAACTCCGAACGGCGCACCCAGTTCTTCCACCAACTGGTCAACGCCCCCGGCGAGGCGCGCTCCGACCTGTGGCAGACCCTGGCGCTGGCCAAGCGCATCCGCGTCGACGAGGTGTGGCCCGAGGAGCTGCTCGAGGCGGCCCCCGAGCTGCGCGACAAGACACTGTTCGAGCTGCTCTACGCCAACGGTCAGGTCGACCGCTACCCGCTTTCCGACATGGAGGAGGGCTACGCCAACCAGGAGGCCGAGGAGCTGGGGTTCTACGTCCAGAAGGGGCTGTTCGAGGAGTATGCCCGTTTCGGTCGCGGCAAGGGCAAGGACCTCGACGACTTCGACGTCTACCACCAGACCCGTGGCAAGCGCTGGCCGGTGGTGGGCGGCCAGGAGACCCTGTGGCGCTACCGCGAGGGCTACGACCCCTACGTCGAGGAGGGCCGCGGCGTGCAGTTCTACGCCAAGCCCGACGACCGCGCGCTGATCTTCGCGGTGCCCGACGAGCCGGCCCCGGAGCGCCCCGACGACGACTTCCCCTACTGGCTGTGCACCGGACGCGTGCTGGAGCACTGGCACACCGGCTCGATGACCCGCCGGGTGCCGGAGCTTCACCGCGCGGTGCCCGAGGCGCTGCTCTACATGCATCCCGATGACGCCCGCGCCGAGGGCGTGCGACGCGGCAGCGAGGTCAAGGTCACCAGTCGGCGCGGCGAGATCCGCCTGCGGGTCGAGACCCGCGGCCGGGTGCGGCCGCCCCAGGGGCTGGTCTATGTACCGTTCTTCGACGCCAACCGGCTGATCAACAAGCTGGTGTTGGACGCCACCGACCCGATCTCCAAGCAGACCGACTTCAAGAAGTGTGCGGTGCGCCTGGAGCTGCTCAACCTGGCCTGA
- a CDS encoding diaminopropionate ammonia-lyase: protein MLIANPNAKYEPYPDDLKSIMSIQKANESRAWLAGWSQLNSNATPLYSLPGLAAKLGVAEILLKDESKRSALGSFKALGAPIALVRLILRQFPEHCFDARDLLAGEHSSALAGFTVVSATDGNHGRALAAAARSVGCRCIIVLHANVSTEREAPIAANGAEIVRISGNYDASVETAAELAEKNGWLVVSDTSYEGYEEIPRDVMQGYSTIAAEIMEVEGLQHRAGPAFTHVFLQGGVGGFAAGIASYLWELHGAQRPTIVVVEPEQADCLYQSASAGKAARATGSVDSVMAGLACGETSRLAWKFLQPCVDFFMTIHDDEAVTAMRALAGGSEQDVPVVSGESGAAGLAGLSRLASDSMQVGLNAESRILLINTEGDTAPGVYRELVGESGATVLARQANWLKLNAQ from the coding sequence ATGCTGATCGCGAATCCCAACGCAAAATACGAGCCCTATCCTGATGATCTGAAAAGCATCATGAGTATCCAGAAGGCTAATGAGAGCCGAGCCTGGCTTGCGGGCTGGTCGCAGCTGAACAGTAATGCAACTCCCCTCTATTCTCTGCCCGGCCTAGCGGCCAAGTTGGGTGTGGCAGAGATCCTGTTGAAGGATGAATCTAAGCGCTCTGCCTTAGGCAGCTTCAAGGCCCTTGGGGCACCTATTGCTCTCGTGCGTCTGATTCTTCGCCAATTCCCGGAGCATTGCTTCGATGCGCGAGACCTACTGGCAGGCGAACACAGCTCGGCATTGGCGGGTTTTACCGTGGTAAGTGCGACCGACGGCAACCATGGTCGCGCCTTGGCGGCGGCTGCCCGCAGCGTCGGCTGCCGCTGCATCATTGTGCTGCATGCCAATGTCAGCACCGAGCGAGAAGCGCCCATCGCCGCCAATGGCGCAGAGATCGTGCGGATTAGTGGCAATTATGATGCGTCGGTGGAGACAGCCGCCGAGCTTGCAGAGAAAAACGGCTGGCTGGTGGTTTCCGATACTTCCTATGAGGGCTACGAGGAAATCCCGCGGGATGTCATGCAGGGGTACAGCACTATCGCTGCCGAGATCATGGAGGTAGAGGGGCTGCAACATCGCGCTGGGCCTGCATTTACCCACGTCTTTCTGCAGGGAGGGGTTGGTGGATTTGCGGCAGGCATCGCCAGCTATCTCTGGGAGCTCCATGGTGCGCAGCGCCCGACCATTGTTGTGGTCGAGCCGGAGCAGGCCGATTGCCTGTATCAGAGTGCCAGTGCCGGCAAGGCCGCTAGGGCCACCGGCTCCGTGGATTCGGTCATGGCAGGGCTCGCCTGCGGTGAAACATCGCGGCTGGCCTGGAAATTTCTGCAGCCGTGCGTGGATTTCTTCATGACGATCCACGATGACGAAGCTGTCACCGCCATGCGTGCGCTGGCAGGCGGTAGCGAGCAGGATGTGCCGGTCGTCTCAGGCGAGTCCGGGGCAGCAGGATTAGCGGGACTTTCTCGGTTGGCCAGCGACTCTATGCAGGTCGGGCTGAACGCTGAATCGCGCATCCTGTTGATCAATACTGAAGGCGACACCGCACCGGGGGTGTACCGCGAGCTGGTGGGTGAGAGTGGGGCCACAGTACTGGCTCGCCAGGCGAACTGGTTAAAGCTCAACGCTCAATAA
- a CDS encoding cytochrome C → MKRWLGRYWRLLTRPSVHFSLGFLTLGGFIAGIIFWGGFNTAMEATNTQQFCVACHEMERNPLREMQDTVHYTNRSGVRAQCADCHVPHGWTHKVARKMEASKEVWGWVFGTIRTEEQFEEKRLELAQREWARLEANDSLECRNCHEFDSMDFTAQSSRAARAHSTSLASGEATCIDCHKGIAHDLPAGHHGGYEAAALEAGIPDVVSWVTHLGRAEAAVPSQLTAP, encoded by the coding sequence ATGAAGCGCTGGCTGGGCCGCTACTGGCGGCTGCTCACCCGCCCCAGCGTGCACTTCAGCCTGGGGTTCCTGACCCTGGGCGGCTTCATCGCCGGGATCATCTTCTGGGGCGGCTTCAACACCGCCATGGAAGCCACCAATACCCAGCAGTTCTGCGTCGCGTGCCACGAGATGGAGCGCAACCCGCTGCGCGAGATGCAGGACACCGTCCACTACACCAACCGCTCCGGGGTCAGGGCGCAGTGTGCCGACTGCCATGTGCCCCACGGCTGGACCCACAAGGTTGCGCGCAAGATGGAGGCCTCCAAGGAGGTGTGGGGCTGGGTGTTCGGTACCATCCGCACCGAGGAGCAGTTCGAGGAGAAACGCCTGGAGCTGGCCCAGCGCGAGTGGGCGCGGCTCGAGGCCAACGACTCGCTGGAGTGCCGCAACTGCCATGAATTCGACTCCATGGACTTCACCGCCCAGAGCAGCCGCGCGGCTCGCGCTCACTCCACCTCATTGGCCAGCGGCGAGGCGACCTGCATCGACTGCCACAAGGGCATCGCCCACGACCTGCCCGCCGGGCATCACGGCGGCTACGAGGCGGCCGCCCTGGAAGCGGGCATTCCCGATGTCGTCTCCTGGGTGACGCACCTGGGCCGCGCCGAGGCGGCCGTGCCCAGTCAACTGACAGCGCCTTAG
- a CDS encoding phasin family protein: protein MSNFNFDTKQFETMMFGPARAFAALSVDFTEKLVNAQLEAAKAYTDTGVAQLRSLMEVKDAEGLKSYMEGQQNVATEFTERLKADADKVVALQQDFAKDSQKLTEENVQKAQEVVKESTETATKAFKEAVPKAAKAS, encoded by the coding sequence ATGAGCAACTTTAACTTTGACACCAAGCAGTTCGAGACCATGATGTTCGGCCCGGCGCGTGCCTTCGCGGCCCTGTCCGTCGACTTCACCGAGAAGCTGGTTAACGCACAGCTCGAGGCCGCCAAGGCTTATACCGACACCGGCGTGGCGCAGCTGCGCAGCCTGATGGAAGTCAAGGATGCCGAAGGCCTTAAGAGCTACATGGAAGGCCAGCAGAATGTCGCTACGGAATTCACCGAGCGCCTCAAGGCAGACGCCGATAAGGTCGTCGCCCTGCAGCAGGACTTCGCCAAGGACAGCCAGAAGCTGACCGAAGAGAATGTCCAGAAAGCTCAGGAAGTCGTCAAGGAAAGCACCGAGACTGCCACCAAGGCTTTCAAGGAAGCGGTTCCCAAGGCTGCTAAGGCTTCCTGA